The genomic DNA TATTAACCTAGATCTTTATCGCGATGTTTTAGCACTAGGCAAGCAGATCCAGTTTGTGCATATCGAACCTGTCGGCTGGCAAACGTTACCCAGCCAAGACGCATTAAGATTTTCAACCCCGCCAGCCCGGCGGCTTGGCCCTGGCCAAGGTTACAACAAAAACCTGCTAGTGGTCGTCAAGAAGCTGGCGGACACGGACGCAATTAAAGACGTCAACGTGGAGCCAAATTACATTGCCTTCGGCAACATCCGCAACAGCGGGACGCTACTGACGTTTCGATCGAACTAACGTCTGCGCTGCAACCATTTCGGGAGACGCAGGAATGTTGATGCGTCGCGGTGCAACTTGGCAGGACTGTCGGGCGGTATCGCATCGACTCGGCGGGCCAGCGATTCTGAAAAATAGGACCGGCAAAAGGCAGATGTAATCTCCCGCACGGCCGCCGGGCGTATGTGACGCAAATCGTCGGAGCGAAATGCCGTTCCCGACCACATCGCGTACTCATAACTCGGCCAATATGTCACCGCGGGGTAGCGGCATGTCAGCGTGTCGGCACAACTGCGCAGGATCGACTTCGCTCGCATCGTTGCCGTGACAGCGTCGGCGCCCGAAAAGGTACGTGCAACCGGAATCGGCGATACTGTCAAGACGACATGCTTTTCCGGGAAGGCGCTAAAAAGCAGGTCCAACGCGCGCGTCATCACCTGGAGAACTTGATCGTAGGACGCATTGACGAACCGCAACTTGGATTCGTCAACATGAGAGCTGTACTCTGCGAGATGCCCTTCCCACCCCGTGATCTGAAAGGACTCAACCAAGCCGAGCGTCATGACAATTACCTTTGCCTTGTCCAGCCCTTGCTTGATCCGTTCGCTCATACGTTCGCGAATCTCCAGCGCGTCGGCCCTCGAGCTGGCGTAGACGCTGCGTCTGAACGGATCCATGAATGCTGTTTTGCCCTTAAATCTGCATTCCAGAATCGTTTCGGGATCCGATTCCTTGACTCCCAGGGCAAGCTCAATCTCTTGGCAGATAGAAAATGGCGTGAAACACTGGTAATGCGCGCGCTCGTCCCACCTGCCCCAGCTAGGATCTATCTTAAGTTCATCCATCAGCAAG from Rosistilla oblonga includes the following:
- a CDS encoding GSCFA domain-containing protein, whose translation is MLAGLKFTVGCEASAKRQKVWRRVVQSPAITVPRYASLTAADQVYVIGSCFANEIRAVLERVGVKVHPAIDPRIGALLMDELKIDPSWGRWDERAHYQCFTPFSICQEIELALGVKESDPETILECRFKGKTAFMDPFRRSVYASSRADALEIRERMSERIKQGLDKAKVIVMTLGLVESFQITGWEGHLAEYSSHVDESKLRFVNASYDQVLQVMTRALDLLFSAFPEKHVVLTVSPIPVARTFSGADAVTATMRAKSILRSCADTLTCRYPAVTYWPSYEYAMWSGTAFRSDDLRHIRPAAVREITSAFCRSYFSESLARRVDAIPPDSPAKLHRDASTFLRLPKWLQRRR